A genomic segment from Sporichthya brevicatena encodes:
- a CDS encoding ABC transporter permease: MAEYLPFIIFGLITGCIYGISAMGLVLTYKTSGVFNVAHGATSAVGAYIFYELRQEHGIAWPIAAVVAVLIFGPISGLLLERMAASLAGVTVTYKIVATVGVFICIQAGIGLIYGSNSTFVFQPFLSQEEAFAVEGVSVTYDNVLDMLFGIALAVGLWLLFTRTRLGVSMRGVVDDPALLDMTGEAPTKVRRRAWMIGSTLTAVSGVLFAAAQQQLDISVLSLLVVQAFGAAALARFTSLPLAFVGGLVVGLVQKIVAKEVAEYPGLQGLDLNVPFIILFLTLLIVPRHKLVEVGRPIKMRPPRPSRLSMQTRSVGWGAVAVVALVVPHVAGSHLIAWNQAASQVVLFLSLGLLVRTSGQISLCHIAFAAIGACAFGHSVTSGMPWAAAVLWGGLVVVPVAAFIAVPAIRLSGLYLALATLGFGIFVAQFAYGKSYMFGYGNLETRRPTGFDVGNDVRFYYLLLAIAVAAIGLILVIERSRLGRLLRGMADSPTALSTLGVNLNMSRVIVFCISGFLAGVSGATYASLFGSVNQESFGYFQSLLVLAVLAISGSRTVPAAIVGPVLLYVVPNYLNDARMIYLLQFAFGLFAILAAAASQGGISKLIGRLNVKSAERLVGPLADRLELARQPRATTRQPATSGMTGS; the protein is encoded by the coding sequence GTGGCTGAGTATCTGCCGTTCATCATTTTCGGTCTGATCACCGGGTGCATCTACGGCATCTCGGCCATGGGCCTGGTTCTGACGTACAAAACATCGGGCGTCTTCAACGTCGCGCACGGGGCTACCAGCGCCGTCGGCGCGTACATCTTCTACGAGCTTCGCCAGGAACACGGCATCGCTTGGCCGATCGCGGCCGTGGTGGCGGTGCTGATCTTCGGTCCGATCTCCGGCCTTCTCCTGGAGCGCATGGCCGCCTCGTTGGCGGGTGTCACGGTCACCTACAAGATCGTCGCGACTGTCGGGGTGTTCATCTGCATCCAGGCGGGCATCGGCCTGATCTACGGGTCGAACTCCACCTTCGTGTTCCAGCCCTTCCTGTCGCAGGAGGAGGCATTCGCGGTCGAAGGCGTGTCGGTCACCTACGACAACGTCCTCGACATGCTCTTCGGCATCGCTCTGGCGGTCGGTCTCTGGCTGCTGTTCACGCGAACCCGCCTCGGGGTCAGCATGCGTGGTGTTGTTGACGACCCGGCGCTGCTCGACATGACCGGTGAGGCGCCCACAAAGGTCCGACGCCGCGCATGGATGATCGGCTCGACCCTGACCGCGGTGTCGGGAGTTCTCTTTGCGGCCGCCCAGCAGCAGCTGGACATCAGTGTGCTCTCGCTGCTCGTCGTCCAGGCGTTCGGCGCGGCGGCGCTCGCGCGCTTCACCAGCCTGCCGCTCGCCTTCGTCGGTGGACTCGTGGTCGGGCTCGTGCAGAAGATTGTCGCCAAGGAGGTCGCCGAGTACCCGGGTCTCCAAGGTCTGGACCTGAACGTTCCGTTCATCATCCTGTTCCTGACTCTGCTGATCGTGCCGCGGCACAAGCTCGTCGAGGTCGGCCGGCCGATCAAGATGCGTCCGCCGCGCCCGAGTCGGCTGTCGATGCAGACGCGCTCGGTCGGCTGGGGAGCTGTCGCCGTCGTCGCCCTCGTCGTGCCGCACGTCGCAGGCTCACACCTGATTGCCTGGAACCAGGCGGCGAGCCAGGTGGTGCTCTTCCTCTCGCTGGGACTTCTCGTCCGGACGTCGGGACAGATCTCGTTGTGCCACATCGCGTTCGCGGCGATCGGGGCGTGCGCCTTCGGGCACTCGGTGACAAGTGGGATGCCCTGGGCCGCGGCGGTGCTCTGGGGCGGGCTGGTCGTCGTCCCGGTCGCGGCGTTCATCGCCGTGCCGGCCATTCGGCTCTCCGGCCTGTACCTGGCGCTCGCCACCCTGGGCTTCGGCATTTTCGTCGCGCAGTTCGCGTACGGCAAGTCGTACATGTTCGGCTACGGCAACCTGGAGACGCGTCGGCCGACCGGGTTCGACGTGGGCAACGACGTGCGCTTCTACTATCTCTTACTCGCGATCGCGGTCGCGGCCATCGGCTTGATCCTCGTGATCGAGCGTTCGCGTCTGGGTCGGTTGCTCCGAGGGATGGCCGACTCCCCGACCGCCCTCTCGACGTTGGGGGTCAACCTCAACATGTCGCGTGTCATTGTCTTCTGCATCTCCGGCTTTCTCGCCGGTGTCAGCGGCGCGACGTACGCATCACTGTTCGGCTCGGTCAACCAGGAAAGCTTTGGCTACTTCCAGTCCTTGCTCGTACTCGCCGTGCTTGCGATTTCCGGCAGTCGCACGGTGCCGGCCGCGATCGTCGGCCCGGTTCTGCTTTACGTCGTTCCGAACTACCTCAACGACGCCCGGATGATCTATCTGCTTCAGTTCGCCTTCGGCCTTTTCGCCATCCTCGCGGCCGCGGCGTCCCAGGGTGGCATCTCGAAACTCATCGGTCGTCTGAACGTGAAGTCTGCCGAGCGTCTGGTCGGCCCGCTGGCCGATCGGCTGGAGTTGGCGCGACAACCTCGTGCGACGACGCGGCAACCGGCGACCAGCGGGATGACGGGAAGTTGA